The Maniola hyperantus unplaced genomic scaffold, iAphHyp1.2, whole genome shotgun sequence genomic sequence TAAGTCGGAGCTAAGTCAAATGTGCTCTACAGATCTCACCCTTAATGTTCCAAAGGACTTGGAGCCTTTtttgcaccgggttagcgcagggactGTGAGATGTACTTATATACAATGTTTTACAAtaatacaatgtggctaattccattgtacacaatctctaaactaaactaaaatgacacgtctaaatctattgctatccctttcataatgttgcttgcggaaaaggatggcactaaatttagaactgtaatttagtttagtttggagattgtgtacaagagaatcggccccaatgtcactagaaacgaaacaaaataaccTCACTTTACTCAAATTATCACCTGTTCCGAAGACAAGTCAGCCATCTTGTCCTTTATTAATGGTTTATAGTAGGATCCaccctattataaattatgGAACTGTTAGTGAATAGTTATAGAACATTTTAGCACTGAACGTTTATGAACAATGTTTTTGAGAACTTTGCTTATTACAAGCTATTAAAGCTTCtataaattttgtaaatactgTTGTTTGAAGACTATTAGCCTTTTAGctctttttaaaagtttaacagccgtactcagagtaacttaattgttacttaagttaaaacgagtcaAAGCTAtacctctcacataaatctgtctcattctAACTCAAAGTAACGATAAGCACTCTTGAGTACAGCTATTAGTTTTCGGAACTTTGAACCCTATAACAAGATTAGAGGAAGAAGTTCTCAattcagttttttaattataatattaacacaTTTTTACTTGCATTCTTGttggtctgtttgtctgtctgtctagaaatTGAGAttgattttaaactaacttcccaAGTAGCTAGAGATTTTTAACACAAATTGAAACTAAACTGCAGCTCATAAAGGCATAGAGGCACTCCTTTtcagcaagcaacattatgaaagaaatagcaatagatttaatcgtgccattttagtttattctagagattgtgtacaatggaattagccacattatatgatttagttttttagctattagtatagtatttaagtttattattaaatCACCTCCCACTGTCCATTTGTTCATTTTTTCCATACccttaaggttgtctggaagcaATTAGACcacctttttgtacctactttttaagatttctttgctgtaacctgttatttgtattttttggtgcaataaagaatatacatatctacatacatatacaatattagctatgttaattatgactatgactaacattcccctttcccctccaactaagcgtaaagcttgtgcaagaagtaagtacgacaataatgcaaggGTGGAGCTTGGAcctccgacctttcggaattcagtctgctctttaatcgttgagctattggggctataaaatctatactaatattataagtacaaaaatatgtctgtctgtctgtctgtctttacttttcacggcctaacagtttaaccaattttaatgaaattgctacaaagttaacttacatcccagTGACGGAccagacatagactactttttccTGGAAAATCGAAGGGAACGAGTTCTTAAATGCAGTTTTCTTAAAGATATAGATAGCTTGTGTCCCGGAAATCAAAAAGGATTATTCCCGTTGTGATGGGAATTGGATAaatgggatttttttttattgttggcACCTTGACAATTAGTGTTAACTAAATGTATACTTTTCCAGGATGTCATTCATTtacaaatccaagatggcggatgtgatctttttacaaaatattatacatgggtgtagttttcagggttttcgtgGAAGCTAAATTTTTTTGATgataacatttattttcaaatccaagatggcggatgtaaactttttacaaaatattagacaTGGGTATCGTTTATTAGACATGGGTTTGCGAGGATGCTGAATttaatgatgacatttattttcaaatccaagatggcggatgtgATTTTTTACCCTTTTAAcactgaaaacgacacccatgtctaatattttgtaaaaaattacatgtgccatcttggatttaaaaataaatgttatcatcaaattcagcatcctcgaaatccctgaaaacgacacctatGTCCAATATTTGTAAAAAGTTcacatccgccatcttggatttaaaaataaatgacatcccggaaaagtgcacattcAGTTAATACTTGTTACACACGCAATATGTAGGTGTAACACAAGGTGCCAATAATTTCATAGAATTCCCATTGAATAAcactgttactcaacgggaatatttgaaattgttggcaccttgtgtcacagtttTACACAGGGGGGTATGATTCAACGAGAGTAACCCGAAATTACCATAGACAACTTGCATCTCGATGCAAgaagactctttgattttccgcgagaTTTATAAGAAAACTAAATTCATGCAGACGAattcgcgggaatcatctatcATTACATAAGTCTCCCGCCGCGCAAGGTTTATGTTTGTTTGAGCTAATTTCAAAAACTACTATACGAATTTTCAGATAGTTTCCACCAAAAAAGGGATTATCTGAAAAGGTTATAATATAAGCTATAATTATTTGTGAACgtgtaaaaaaaagttactgGTATGTTAATAATTGTGATACAAGTTGAAAAAAacgtatattattatagtgatcACACTGTATTCACGTACTGCCGACGTCGCCATTATTGTAATTATGTGATTTGtgaagatattattttaaattaaataacgcATAGCACAATTTTGATCTAAATTAAATACTTCAGATAACCaatcattttattttgataagaattaatacTATGTCAGTAAAAATATCTTCGAAAGTAAGGCTTTATTTTAGTACCccatttgaaaattaaaaaattgattATTGTAAGTTAATCTTAAAAGATAGATACATTATGCTATCGCAGATatttttttgaactttttaagagaaacaGTTTCATGATACATTATTTTCGTCTAACTTTAACCATTTAGACAGCACATACCACCAAAGCtctcagatttttttatttttgatttaattcacattattacaattttcctagggatctctaattttttaaaaaaaaatatagcccatGTTACTTActgataatgtagctttctacagatgaaagaatttttataataggttGAGTAGTTTAGGGATAGCACtcttaaactatagtgattcagaaaCTGcgaataatgtaatattatttttaacagacttcaaaaaaagaaagttctcaattcgtcgaaatctttttttttatgtttcccgattactcgaaaatgCCTGGACCGattatgaaaattctttttttgtttgaaagagtatacttcaaaggtggtcccatttaatttggtgaagatctgatgaatatcttcgaagatagataatggaactcctcaacggataacaGTAAATTGTTCGCGATAAGCTATTAtaacttagtaaacagtagatttttaaccatattttaatacaatggggccactaaaaattgtgaaataacaattttttacaaaaaaaaaccgacttcgatacacaatactaaaaataaaaaaataatttaatttatcaccgaatatattatatatacaagagttaatattatattgttaataTATTTGAGtgttgtgtatcgaagtcgggttttttttttttttgtaaaattttttagataccaagcatagactacatcatTAAACTTCAGACACCaactcctcaattctgatgctgcaaggtgctgaactcctaagccataGAAGTtcgagaatttctgatagtatattgatattttaagtaTCAAGTAACAGCTGCATGATTCCACTCCAACTCTGAACTCCTCAAATCTGATGATGCAGGATACAACATTTAAACCATAAAGATTCAGCAACTGTTCATGGTGAAAATGTATTgtaaatgccaagcatagactttaTTATTGAATTCTAACTCttgaatcctgatgctgtaaggtaCTGAACCCTTAAACCgggtggatttggaaagttttgctggtgatttgatattttaggtaccaagcaatgactacttacactaaaaaacttaagataaaagaattattaaaacaaCCGACTTCCGAAaccactacaaaataaaaattaacttttgtttctacacgtgtatgtatgtagtCGGGAAAGcacaataaaaaaacaagaaatCAAAGCATGAAGCTCGCCTGACTTCAAGATACGTAGAAAGGTATACGtgtaaaaacaaaagttattttttactttgtattgGCTTTGGAAGTcagattttgaatatttttttatattaacatcTCACATTGAGACATcttcaagagcctcaatagctcaaccggtataggagtggactgaaaaccgaaaggtcgacggttcaaaccccgcccgttgcactattgtcgtacctactcctagcacaagcttgacgcttaattggagaggaaaggggaatattagtcattaaaaaaatggctaatattctttttaaaaaaaaaaaaaaaaaaaaaacatttctgacaacaaaatttcaaaatgtatgGTTTCCtatcataaatataatattaaaattattactattCATATAACATGCAtcataacatttatttttatttataggttCGATGCATCAAGGACAATTGCGCTTTAATAATTCGACCGGCATGATGGTTAACGCGCAATGTGTTGCTATCTCAGCATACGCGTCGGTCTATTCAAGTCTCAAAAGAAGACTCAATTTCACCCCCCATGAAATTGATTCAATTTTATCTTGCGGAGATGCAATGTACGCGCGCATTATAGACGATTTGAAGAGAACTAATAGATTTCAAAGCGATTATTTAGATCCTGATTCTGAATTGCCTTCTGAAATCCGCGTCAGCAATTTTTCGGCTCACATAACCAACAACTGGGTTGCAAATGGGTTATTTTCAACAAATGGAGATGTTTTTAACGTGGCAAGTTCAATACTTGCATTAAAAAACCTTTTGGCTAAAGAAATTTTCAACGAAAGTCACGTTGATAGTACAgacaattatttaattacgGGTCAACTAAAAACCATGTCATTTTGGCGTCACAatggcagttattattattcaatagtCACGGAGTAGATGAAACTAACAAACGAAATAACGTCGAAAATTTGAACGTCGCACGTCTTTTTTGTTCGCAAAATATAGAAGCATTCGCTACATTTATAATTAAAagttacacaaattcaaacgATCAATATCAGATAATAAAATCCGGATTGAAAATCTGTGCGATTTTAATGATAACTTACCGGTACAACCAATTCTCAATGATctcaaattaaatattttaaaaccagTCGTAATGCTGGAAAAATTAGACACGCGTAAAATTAATAAACGAAAAGCGTCAACAAATGAAAATATCATCAGTgatccaaaattaaatttttttaaaccagTCGTAGTGATGGAAAAATTAGATTcgcgtaaaataaaaaaacaaaaagcgtCAAAAGACGAAAATATACccgcaaaaaaaattacagttgatCAATCAAGTGATGTAAAATTAAACATGAACCCAGTTGTTATTGTCAACAAAATTGATAGTACGGTTTGCAAAAAACAAGTTGGTAGACCAAAAAAACAACAACGGGGAcgtaaatcaacaaacaaaatgcGCATTTAGATGcatcaaaaaatataatgaaaataaCCCAGCAGTACATAGAATTGCAGTAAAAACGTATACAGCCAAAAACCCGGAAGTAAATCAAAAGGCTGTTAAAACGTATACAGCCAAAAACCCGGAAGTAAATCAAAAGGCTGTTAAAACGTATACAACCAAAAAGCCGGAAATAAATACAGCTTCCGTTCAACGGTATAATGCAACAAACAGAAACGTCGAGCCTGAATTACGAGGGTTAAATTTAATTGCCCAAAAACGCGATGAAGAccttaatataattaaattattttcgttGAAAAAATCGTCACTGTTAGGTCCTGATGTACACGTATGTGCAATCTGCCAAACTCGACTCTTTTTTGAAGAGAAAACTCGCACAAAATGGTGTTGCGGACAAGGCGCCTACAATGTTCAAAATTTAGAACCCCTTACCGAGAATTTTATAGCCATACGTCGTTTTTAAATAAACCGCGCGCTTACAACAATTTATTCGCTTTCTCGGCGTTAGGCGTTTCTCACGGATACCAACAACCTAATACtggaataacatttttaaaaattcaaggtCGCGTTTATCACAGAGTATTTGATTTAGGATATTCAGATAGTGCTAATCCTATCGGAATGTACGTGCACGACAATAATGAAACTCGCGAACGACAAGTCCAAAACCTAAATCTAGATATGCAAGTAATTCGTTCAATAACAAATTTTATGCATAATGTAAATCCATACATTGAATGTTTCAAACGGTTAAATCGCGAAACATCTGAAAATGCTCACATTATTTTTGAACAAACGTCACGCTGCTCGCATGGAAATATTTTAGGAGATTTGCCGTTAGGCAGGGAAGTGGCCGCCATTATTAGAACAGAAGTAGAACAATTCACTCCTCATTGTATCGCTATTTGGAAGGAAGGCCATCGTAGCCCCCACACAGTTGATATTTTACATCCGTGTTTCGAAGGTTTTCAATACCCTTTACTGTATCCATATGGTAACCCCGGTTGGTACCCAAATAAATTAGACAACAAAGGCAGTAAACTGACACAATTAAAGTACATTAGATGCTTACTACTATCAGAATCGCGATTTTCAGAATTTAATCGTCTCTCAGAGGAGTGGATTATAGATATGTTTAATAGAATTTCTGATGAACGGTTACGCTATATTAGCAATATGCAGACTAAAAATTCTGATTCTGCTGTAAGATCAGCGCCTCTTCATGAAATTGAAGCATTAAATAATGACGAGACTATTCAAGGCGAAGGCGGTATTGTCCCTGGAAAAATATATCTCCCATATAGTTTTACTGGGAGCCCCAGGtacatgaaattaaaatatttggattCTATAGCTTTAGTAAATAGATTAGGACAACcttctttttttattacaattactTGTAACCCAAATTGGGTTGAAATTAAACAGTCAGTCCCTTCAGGACAAAAAGCTAATCCACTAATTTGTGCcagagtttttaatttaaaattagcacAATTAATTAAAGATATCCGTTCCGGAAAATGGTTTGGTAACTTCATTTATCTCATGTACgtaattgaatttcaaaaaagagGCCTACCTCATGCACATATTTGTTTTCGAGTAGAAGGCGGAGGCCCGGTACATAATACAGATATTGACAAATTTGTCAGGGCTGATATACCTAATCCGTCTGAAGCTGAAGGGAGGTTGCGCAAAGCTGTAATCGATCACATGATTCACGGTCCTTGTGGTCCTCCTAATAGAACTGATCTTCCTTGTTgggatgatgaaaaaaaaaaatgttcaaaatTTTTTCCGAAACGCGAAACGGATACTACATTTTGCGATGATAGAGGCTTCGTCAATTTAAAACGCAGTATTCAAAACGAAGCTGAAATAACATATAGAggcagaaaaattaaaattaatgatcGTTGGGTAGTTCCATACAACGCCGCCTTACTCCTTAAGTACGATTGTCATTTAAATGTCAAAGTGTCCACAGCTACTGCCGTTGTAAAATACTTGTTTAAATACATTACAAAAGACGCTGATCATTCTCGCGTAGCAGTTGTTTTAGATGAAAATCGTAATGACGAAATTGAAAACTACGTGACTAAAAGATATTTAGGTTCCTGCGAAGCGACGTGGCGTATCTTAGAATTTGATTTAGTTTTGCCGCAGAACCTAATGTCAAACAACTCGCTGTCACCTGGAAGGGCAACAATACTACGTTATCTTTTAAACCCGGCACTGAACGGAAGCTGCAAATCGAACAACCTCAGATCTTATAACTTATTTCAATCGGCCTGCTGGGATAAATTTTGACGAATTAACATATCAAGATTTTTACACGAAAAATTATATTGCTTCAACGCCACACGTCCCCAAACTAAAAACGTGGAAATTTTTGAAACTACAAATAACCGGTTCGTAACCCAGCGACAGCGGGGCGAACTCGTGACGCGATTATTTTTCGTTGCACCAAATAGAGGTGAACAATTTTATTTGCGTCTTTTATTAGCTTCACATCCCTGTCGTAGTTACAGAGACCTTTTTAAATTTGGGGGTCCAGATTGCATGACGTTCCAGGAAGCTGCCAAAATGATCGGGCTCGCGAACGATAAGCTGAGTACGAAAATGCTATGACGTGGAGGCTTGTGCGTTTTTTTACTGGACCGCGTCTGGGTAACTTTTTCGTTCTTTTAGCCGTGAACGGTATTCCAGTCGCGTCTCTCTGGACAAAATTCCGCGATCAAATCAGTGAAGATTTCATCCACCGTCAACCCGACAATATTGATCGCGCGTATCATTCATGTCTCGTGGCAATCGACCGCCTAATGAGAAAACACGGTACTTGTTTAATCGAGCAGGGTTTGCCAGACGTCTCCGATATACAACCGAGTTAGGGCGCGAGCAAACAGAATATAACAGGAATACTTTAAGAG encodes the following:
- the LOC117996075 gene encoding uncharacterized protein, with protein sequence MVNAQCVAISAYASVYSSLKRRLNFTPHEIDSILSCGDAMYARIIDDLKRTNRFQSDYLDPDSELPSEIRVSNFSAHITNNWVANGLFSTNGDVFNVASSILALKNLLAKEIFNESHVDSRVYHRVFDLGYSDSANPIGMYVHDNNETRERQVQNLNLDMQVIRSITNFMHNVNPYIECFKRLNRETSENAHIIFEQTSRCSHGNILGDLPLGREVAAIIRTEVEQFTPHCIAIWKEGHRSPHTVDILHPCFEGFQYPLLYPYGNPGWYPNKLDNKGSKLTQLKYIRCLLLSESRFSEFNRLSEEWIIDMFNRISDERLRYISNMQTKNSDSAVRSAPLHEIEALNNDETIQGEGGIVPGKIYLPYSFTGSPRYMKLKYLDSIALVNRLGQPSFFITITCNPNWVEIKQSVPSGQKANPLICARVFNLKLAQLIKDIRSGKWFGNFIYLMYVIEFQKRGLPHAHICFRVEGGGPVHNTDIDKFVRADIPNPSEAEGRLRKAVIDHMIHGPCGPPNRTDLPCWDDEKKKCSKFFPKRETDTTFCDDRGFVNLKRSIQNEAEITYRGRKIKINDRWVVPYNAALLLKYDCHLNVKVSTATAVVKYLFKYITKDADHSRVAVVLDENRNDEIENYVTKRYLGSCEATWRILEFDLVLPQNLMSNNSLSPGRATILLASLWTKFRDQISEDFIHRQPDNIDRAYHSCLVAIDRLMRKHGTCLIEQGLPDVSDIQPS